In Candidatus Cloacimonadota bacterium, one DNA window encodes the following:
- the glnA gene encoding type I glutamate--ammonia ligase → MDLKTLQKTIADNEVKAIDLKYCGLDGKWYHITFPARRIERVLKRGVPFDGSSIPGMRSVESGDMVLMPDIQTAQLDPFYEVPTLRMICSICDADTRIGIKKDPRSVALRAHEYLKSTKIADKSTWIPELEYHLFDTVQFYSDSFSSGYNITSSESKDALPEDFDDLDGVSRQDVKGYHADTPFDRFYEIRQEMVDHMETLGIKVRYHHHEVGLSSQQEIETELLEFPKICDDTMVMKDIIRRTALDYGLTATFMPKPVYNHAGNGMHFHMMLHKKGKNIFYKKGGYADLSKEAIWFIGGILYHGRALVAFTNPSTNSYKRLLPGFEAPVKLFYGLANRSAAIRIPKYANSPEDKRFEFRTGDATCNPYLAMSAILLAGIDGIKNKIDPAEHNLGPFDDNVYTWSEEKKASLLSIPANLAEAMQALKEDHQFLLVGDVFNEDLIESHIKLKMAEYEALNARPHPHEMMLYYNL, encoded by the coding sequence ATGGATTTAAAGACACTGCAAAAGACGATTGCCGATAACGAAGTGAAGGCAATTGACCTGAAGTATTGCGGCTTAGACGGAAAGTGGTATCATATCACATTTCCTGCTCGCAGAATTGAGAGAGTATTAAAGCGAGGAGTTCCATTCGACGGTTCTTCCATACCCGGCATGAGAAGTGTAGAAAGCGGAGATATGGTGTTGATGCCAGACATCCAGACTGCGCAATTGGATCCATTTTATGAAGTTCCAACGTTGCGTATGATCTGCTCCATCTGCGATGCAGACACTCGTATAGGCATCAAGAAAGATCCTCGTAGTGTTGCGTTAAGGGCTCATGAATACCTAAAAAGTACAAAGATTGCCGATAAATCTACATGGATTCCAGAATTGGAATACCACCTTTTTGATACTGTACAATTCTATTCGGATAGCTTTTCCAGTGGATACAACATAACTTCCAGCGAAAGTAAAGATGCGCTTCCAGAAGATTTTGACGATTTGGATGGGGTGAGTCGGCAAGACGTGAAAGGATATCATGCCGATACTCCTTTCGATCGTTTCTACGAGATTCGTCAAGAGATGGTTGACCACATGGAGACTTTGGGCATCAAAGTCCGCTATCACCACCACGAAGTGGGGCTTTCCTCGCAGCAAGAGATCGAGACCGAATTGCTAGAGTTTCCCAAGATTTGTGATGACACTATGGTGATGAAAGACATCATCCGCAGAACCGCACTAGATTATGGGCTAACTGCCACATTTATGCCAAAGCCCGTATACAATCATGCTGGAAACGGAATGCATTTTCACATGATGTTGCACAAAAAAGGCAAGAACATATTCTACAAAAAGGGTGGTTATGCCGATCTTTCAAAGGAAGCTATCTGGTTTATTGGCGGCATACTCTATCATGGACGAGCCCTGGTGGCTTTTACAAATCCCTCTACCAACAGTTATAAGCGCCTGCTTCCAGGATTTGAAGCCCCAGTAAAGCTGTTTTATGGGCTTGCCAACCGCTCTGCTGCTATTCGCATTCCCAAATATGCCAACAGTCCGGAAGATAAACGTTTTGAATTCCGCACTGGAGATGCTACATGCAATCCTTATCTGGCAATGAGTGCGATTCTGTTAGCTGGAATAGATGGCATAAAAAACAAGATTGATCCGGCTGAACACAATTTGGGTCCATTCGACGATAACGTTTATACTTGGAGTGAAGAGAAAAAAGCAAGCTTGCTTTCAATTCCGGCAAATCTCGCTGAGGCTATGCAAGCGCTAAAGGAAGATCATCAATTCCTTTTAGTGGGCGATGTATTCAATGAAGATCTTATTGAAAGCCACATCAAACTCAAGATGGCTGAATATGAGGCACTTAATGCCCGTCCACATCCTCATGAAATGATGTTATATTACAATCTGTAA
- a CDS encoding site-2 protease family protein, translating to MNINSLISNIAIIVMVFYSIIIHEVSHAFAAFALGDDSAQRAGRLSFNPKKHIDPFGTVILPLILYFSAEFIYGYAKPVPFNPYNFRNLKRDSGLTALAGPVSNILIAIVLSVIFHISAPIPVLQHIFWYVIFLNLLLAFFNLIPVPPLDGSKVLGMFLTDQAYFKWTAQERKGMIYLFAVIIISNLLGLNLISKIVLPPVKLVMRLLGLPI from the coding sequence TTGAATATAAATAGCCTTATCAGCAACATAGCCATCATTGTAATGGTGTTCTATAGCATCATTATCCATGAAGTGAGTCATGCCTTTGCCGCCTTTGCCTTGGGAGACGATTCCGCACAGCGGGCAGGACGATTGAGCTTCAATCCCAAAAAACATATCGATCCTTTTGGCACAGTAATTTTGCCATTGATACTATATTTTAGCGCGGAATTCATTTACGGCTATGCCAAGCCTGTGCCCTTTAACCCTTATAACTTCCGCAATCTGAAACGTGATTCCGGTTTGACTGCCCTAGCGGGCCCCGTCTCGAACATCCTTATTGCCATAGTATTGAGTGTAATCTTTCACATCTCGGCCCCTATACCTGTGCTACAGCATATATTCTGGTACGTGATATTTCTCAATCTATTATTGGCTTTCTTTAATTTAATACCAGTACCACCTTTGGATGGATCTAAGGTTTTGGGCATGTTTCTCACAGACCAAGCTTATTTTAAGTGGACTGCGCAAGAGCGTAAGGGTATGATCTATCTCTTTGCCGTCATCATTATATCCAATCTATTGGGGCTTAATCTGATTAGCAAGATAGTGTTGCCTCCTGTTAAGCTGGTAATGAGGCTACTGGGATTGCCTATATAG